Genomic segment of Eupeodes corollae chromosome 2, idEupCoro1.1, whole genome shotgun sequence:
TGATATGGTGTACGAAGAGTCTGCAAGAACAATACAAGTGCACAAACCTCACAAAAGCCATCGAACGTGACCGAACGTTTTTCGACGATTTATTACTGAATGTAACATGCTTCCAGGCATACAGTGCCAAGGAGTGTATAGAGCATATTGACAGGGAACATGCCCACATAACAACTCTTGATGCTGGTGATATATTCATGGGTGGACGTTATCATTCTCTTATACCAATTATGCAGGAAAAGTTTGAAGGTGGTTTTACAAATTATTACTCCGTGGCTGTAATGAAAAAGAATGATGTACCAGAACTTACAAGCATTCGAGATCTACGTAATAAAAAGGCTTGTTTTCCATGGGTTGGCAGCTTAGCTGGTTGGATAATTCCAATTTATACGGTTTGTtgtacaaaatacattttaaatattttgttaaaacaacatttttgtcttAGCTACAACATGAAGGTGGAATGGAAGTTATTGATTGTAATAATCAAGTTAAAACAGCTGCAAACTACTTCAGTGATTCTTGTGCGGTTTATTCTTTGATTGATAAGTACAATCCGATTGGAGACAACTCTGACAggtttttttgaacaaataattttactagtaaagaaaaatgaaaacatttaaaactttgtttttcagGCTTTGCAATCTGTGTACTGGAAAAGTTCAAGAAGGAAGATGTACTTCGAATGATCCTTACTTTGGGTATCCTGGCGCGTTCCGATGCCTTCTTGAAGCTGGAAATGTGGCCTTCCTTAGACATACTACAGTGAAGGAGATGATAGAGAGTCCCGAATTtagtaaagtttttcttttaattgtttatttggtCATCTTTATAGTATTGTTTCTTTCTTACATAAATAGATACAGTATCAGCGGACCGTTTTGAATTATTGTGCAAAGACGGTCGTAGAGTGCCGATAACAGAGTACATGCAATGTAATTGGGGCTTAATTCCATCCGATGCCGTCGTCACATCCTCTGCTCGAACGCTTAAAGAGCGCGAAAAATACCAACACTTTTTAGAACGCATTGCACAGCTGTATTCAGAAGATCTTAGCCTaaacaatacaaattcaaacgaccaaacaaatcaaaaatatcctTATGCAGCAGCAGATCAGCAGcgcataaacaaaaataattttaaccaaGGAAGATATAACAATAGGAACAACAATGGAAACGATTATTCACGAAACACTTACAACCAATATGAAACCCAATATCGACGAAAAAGACAAATTGATTCGAGTTTCCGAACATCGACCGATAGTAGCTTTTTGCAGAATTCAAATCAGTCCGTTTTAATagaatcatttaaaatattcgaaTCTAAAAAACATGGAAAAGCAAATCTTTTGTTTCAGGTTAGATTTGTTTTAACCCCCGACTTTGTTGTCGTTGGAATTTGTGTtattaaagttgtatttttttgtatttgtaggATGTAACTAGATCGCTTGTGGCAGTGAAGGAGAACGAACAGTCATTTAGTAAATACTTATCTGGTGTTATGCATTATATTTACGGAATAAGGGAGTGTCCGATTGGTAGGATGACATTGTGCGTAACCTCCGATCCAGAATTGGAAAAGTGTTTGAAGATGAGGGTAAGTAAATAACTTGTTATAACTTTCGAATGGTTTAGGGTTTTAAACACAAGCCTTGGACCTTTTTTACATTTAGATAGCTTTAAAGTCtataataaattcttaaacgttttttttttacagactGCTCTCAAAGCTCAAATACTAAAACCGGAATTACTTTGCTATAAAGCCCATTCCCATATTACGTGCATGCAATCCATACAAACAGGTCGGGCAGATGTAGCTGTTCTTGATGCCGGTGATGTTTATACAGCGGGTTTGAATTATGGATTGATACCTTTTATGTCGGAAGTGTACAATCTTGGAGAACCAGAGTATTATGTGGTGGCTGTGGGTAAAGAAGAAGATCCTGATACGGAATTGACGTACCTTAAGGGAAAAAATACTTGTCACACGGGGATCAATATGGCAGCAGGATGGACTTATCCAATGGCTTATTTCATATCAAACGGATGGATTAGACCTTATGGGTGTGATAGCATTCGGGCTGCTGcggaatattttacgaaatcaTGTTTACCTGGTGCAATAAGCAGTGAATACAACACTGGGGTTCCATACGATAGCATGTGCGATTTGTGTCATGGAACAAGCTACCGCTATTGTCGCAGAGATGCTTCCGAAGACTACTACGGGCACACTGGTGCTTTTAGGTGCTTAGTGGAGGGAGGTGGCCATGTTGCATTTATGAAACATACTACAGTAATGGAAAGCACAGGAGGGAAACGCAAGGAATGGTGGGCACGAAACACACTTAACGATGATTTCGAACTTCTTTGCGCAGATGGTATAACTTTAACTTTCACCTCGGGTTAATGATgtatctaaatttttttaattttatccttAGGTACTCGAGCTGAACTTAATGAGTATGAAAAGTGTAATCTGGGAAAAGTAAAGGCTAATGCCATTGTTGCTAGAGGAGGAGACGGCCTCAACGATACTGAACTCAACGCATTTATTAACCTATTTGCTTACGCACAACAATTGTATGGTCGCAAAGATGTGGATGCTTTTAGTTTTAGTATGTTCTCGTCACCAGCACCATATTACGATTTGATTTTCCAAGATGCGACGCGTCAGTTGCAAATAATCCATCCAGAAAAACGACGTTACGATATCTACTTAGGAGGCAATTATATGAGGGCGCGTCGAATAACTGATTGTTATGCAGGAGCCAGCCAAATGtctataaatatttctatttatttaatgatGCTGATAGCGAGCGTAAGTGCCTTTGTGGGACtcaattgatatttgaaagTCATTTGAGTTATCTTATCATGTAATTAGTACAAGCGTAAAGAGAAatgtattttgaatattattctttttttttaagtctataacattccatttttttgttggaatgtCAACATGCACATAGAATCTCTCGATAAGCATTCTAACTAAACTAGGTAATTAAATTAAGATTAAGATACAAGTTTTCTTTGTGAACTATCTTAAATGTAACTATCCgtccattttaaattttttcgccaaataaataaattttatattttttaacaaaatatttacatgtttgttttctttataatatGAACTGATGCTTTGggttaacttttacaaaattctacGTTGAACGAAAAGTCGACGTTGTTTTAGGATTTAACAGTCCCAACACCAAACGTTAATCTAGGCATTCTTgcattaagaaatttaaaacaaatcattttatcGAATCCGTAAACATGAAGTGCAGCACATAAGTGGAAATTGGCCTCACCCAAGTTGAAGTGGAGTGCGCAACTGGAAACATCTAGCTAAGTGAAAaggtagatggagaagtttgttaaaTGAAGCCCTAGTTTACACAAAACTTATCTTTCGTTCTAGATGCAAAATATACTACACATTTATCTAGGAATATTGtcaaagtattgaaaatttaaaaaccagtTGTTTCAAGgtgaataaaagatttaaatttattcaaaagctTATCGTTTAACACTACAAAAATGCCAGATTTGATTGTATCGAATAATAAGAACGCCTGAAGTaatttcaacacaatttttaatttatgtatttggAAACCTGttgtaattaaatttatggATGacacaaaagattttaaacatGGCATTTTCCAGTTTAACGTCTGGTTGacaatttcgaataaaaattcTTCTGGATTCCAAAATTCTATAGGACGTTTTAACAGACGATCCCCCAGATGGTACAGAGAAAAACTAGAATAtctcaagaaaaaacaattattactacgaaaacatttaaaaaaaattacgaatgAGACATTGGGATCCAGTGGTATCCGATCTTTTGGCATTCGAAAATTTGGTATGTAAGCTTAAATTGTCAGGAGCGAAATAAGAAGAGAATGATATGCTTGATCAACTATTTCTATTTTGATCCATTGATAACCGCACTCCAAAACTTGGATGAAGACAAACTTACTTAATCaatggcaaacaaaaattaaaagctgaaaaaactaaacttaataATCGACATCAAGAGGAAGTAATAACTTTTTCAAGTACAAAGCAGCAACAAAAACGAGAAGATTATCTTTAAATTGGATTCAGGGGCCAGTGAAATtggtactttttaaattttgaaaagccaaACAATCCAATCGAAACTAATGATGATAGGGACAATGAGTGAGCCTCACCAAACATCTTGACAATACAAGATGCACTTTGTGTTCCTGATTTacaagataattttatttcagtcgGTTAACTGACGAAGGCTAAATTCTGTGGCAAGAAGTCTTTAAGTTTGAAGAACCAGGAATTGATAGCAACAGATCATTGAAATGTAAATTTGTATGAGCTCGAAGTTGTCATAAAGAAGAGCAGCCACATGTGAAAAAGATCAATTCATGTTGTGGCATCGAAGTCTCGGACATATTGTTCACCAGGAATGTTAATTATACTCAAGAACAACATGATTCCACACTtcaacaaaaaatccaaaattgctTTTTGTGACGTGTGTATTGAGAGAAAACAAGTACGAAATCGCTTCAATGGAACACTCAATAGAGCTACACAATACCTGGAAAGGATACATTTAGATGTCTGTGACAATGGTATTGCAATTGACGGTTTTAGGTACTTTGTTTCCTTCATCGATGACTTCTGTAATTTTGCGATGATTTTCCCGATTAAGAAGAATTCTGATgtattttcgaaattcaaagaGTATGAAGATTTGACCACTGCTATACGTGAAAATTCGATTTAAAACCTAACAATAGACCAAGGGCGAGAACACCTATCACGAGAAGAAATTTCCTGGTGCAAATAAAAAGGTATTCAAAGCGAAACAAGAATTGCTTATTCTCCTCAGTAAAATGGTGTCGCTGAAAGATTTAATATAACACAAATGGGAAAAGTCTCATTTGGAAACCAATGAGCcttttattacaataaaaatatgGGAATAGGACGTTCAAATGTTCTCATCGTTGGACTAAAACAAAGCCGTAAGTCAATATATTCAGAAAAGGATATAGATTTTCTaatattaaatgtatttaatcaGCTCAAGGGATTTAAAGAATTCGAAatgaaatctttttaaat
This window contains:
- the LOC129946350 gene encoding melanotransferrin, which gives rise to MSYLFLIYSVLFVFPCIYAQYYEEKPSNMIWCTKSLQEQYKCTNLTKAIERDRTFFDDLLLNVTCFQAYSAKECIEHIDREHAHITTLDAGDIFMGGRYHSLIPIMQEKFEGGFTNYYSVAVMKKNDVPELTSIRDLRNKKACFPWVGSLAGWIIPIYTLQHEGGMEVIDCNNQVKTAANYFSDSCAVYSLIDKYNPIGDNSDRLCNLCTGKVQEGRCTSNDPYFGYPGAFRCLLEAGNVAFLRHTTVKEMIESPEFNTVSADRFELLCKDGRRVPITEYMQCNWGLIPSDAVVTSSARTLKEREKYQHFLERIAQLYSEDLSLNNTNSNDQTNQKYPYAAADQQRINKNNFNQGRYNNRNNNGNDYSRNTYNQYETQYRRKRQIDSSFRTSTDSSFLQNSNQSVLIESFKIFESKKHGKANLLFQDVTRSLVAVKENEQSFSKYLSGVMHYIYGIRECPIGRMTLCVTSDPELEKCLKMRTALKAQILKPELLCYKAHSHITCMQSIQTGRADVAVLDAGDVYTAGLNYGLIPFMSEVYNLGEPEYYVVAVGKEEDPDTELTYLKGKNTCHTGINMAAGWTYPMAYFISNGWIRPYGCDSIRAAAEYFTKSCLPGAISSEYNTGVPYDSMCDLCHGTSYRYCRRDASEDYYGHTGAFRCLVEGGGHVAFMKHTTVMESTGGKRKEWWARNTLNDDFELLCADGTRAELNEYEKCNLGKVKANAIVARGGDGLNDTELNAFINLFAYAQQLYGRKDVDAFSFSMFSSPAPYYDLIFQDATRQLQIIHPEKRRYDIYLGGNYMRARRITDCYAGASQMSINISIYLMMLIASVSAFVGLN